One segment of Anastrepha obliqua isolate idAnaObli1 chromosome 3, idAnaObli1_1.0, whole genome shotgun sequence DNA contains the following:
- the LOC129241487 gene encoding MIT domain-containing protein 1-like isoform X2 — MLEIKGVRDKLMRAVECDQTGLILEAQDLYDDGRQMLYQIMAHETDEAKKKSLNERIREYIDRAEQIKEHVQKLGVGGKLVAHIPIDENSVGNSYRSLFGKYLDAEVKEVLLEEPHLYRRHHNLISFLELLVKNCPCFRYIRLVTKTSSESPDDQRNALEQIKTDLSRRNVTLRIKIVDTQHDRKVVLSSGYIIMIGLGLDIFKPLNPFYSLGLCDNDFRNCKQTEVNIFRKKNLAS, encoded by the exons ATGTTGGAAATAAAAGGTGTCAGAGATAAATTAATGAGAGCGGTGGAGTGTGACCAGACCGGACTTATTTTGGAAGCACAAGATCTGTACGATGATGGGAGACAAATGCTCTATCAAATTATGGCGC ACGAAACGGACGAGGCTAAGAAAAAAAGTCTGAATGAGCGTATTAGGGAATATATTGACCGTGCTGAACAAATTAAGGAGCATGTACAAAAGCTTGGCGTTGGTGGAAAACTTGTAGCACACATACCAATAGATGAAAACTCTGTGGGTAATAGTTATCGATCGCTTTTTGGAAAATACTTGGATGCTGAAGTAAAGGAAGTTCTGCTGGAAGAACCACATCTTTATAGAAGACATCAT aATCTTATATCATTTTTGGAGTTGCTTGTAAAGAACTGTCCGTGCTTTAGGTATATCCGTTTGGTGACTAAAACTTCTAGCGAGTCACCAGACGACCAAAGGAATGCACTAGAGCAGATTAAAACTGATCTTTCAAGGCGCAATGTGACTTTAAGGATTAAAATTGTAGACACCCAACATGATCGTAAAGTTGT ATTAAGCAGTGGTTATATTATAATGATCGGTCTCGGTTTGGATATTTTTAAACCTCTGAACCCTTTCTATAGTCTTGGATTATGCGATAATGACTTCCGAAATTGTAAACAGACCGAAGTTaacatttttcgtaaaaaaaatttggcttcTTAA
- the LOC129241487 gene encoding MIT domain-containing protein 1-like isoform X1, with product MLEIKGVRDKLMRAVECDQTGLILEAQDLYDDGRQMLYQIMAHETDEAKKKSLNERIREYIDRAEQIKEHVQKLGVGGKLVAHIPIDENSVGNSYRSLFGKYLDAEVKEVLLEEPHLYRRHHFQNLISFLELLVKNCPCFRYIRLVTKTSSESPDDQRNALEQIKTDLSRRNVTLRIKIVDTQHDRKVVLSSGYIIMIGLGLDIFKPLNPFYSLGLCDNDFRNCKQTEVNIFRKKNLAS from the exons ATGTTGGAAATAAAAGGTGTCAGAGATAAATTAATGAGAGCGGTGGAGTGTGACCAGACCGGACTTATTTTGGAAGCACAAGATCTGTACGATGATGGGAGACAAATGCTCTATCAAATTATGGCGC ACGAAACGGACGAGGCTAAGAAAAAAAGTCTGAATGAGCGTATTAGGGAATATATTGACCGTGCTGAACAAATTAAGGAGCATGTACAAAAGCTTGGCGTTGGTGGAAAACTTGTAGCACACATACCAATAGATGAAAACTCTGTGGGTAATAGTTATCGATCGCTTTTTGGAAAATACTTGGATGCTGAAGTAAAGGAAGTTCTGCTGGAAGAACCACATCTTTATAGAAGACATCAT tttcagaATCTTATATCATTTTTGGAGTTGCTTGTAAAGAACTGTCCGTGCTTTAGGTATATCCGTTTGGTGACTAAAACTTCTAGCGAGTCACCAGACGACCAAAGGAATGCACTAGAGCAGATTAAAACTGATCTTTCAAGGCGCAATGTGACTTTAAGGATTAAAATTGTAGACACCCAACATGATCGTAAAGTTGT ATTAAGCAGTGGTTATATTATAATGATCGGTCTCGGTTTGGATATTTTTAAACCTCTGAACCCTTTCTATAGTCTTGGATTATGCGATAATGACTTCCGAAATTGTAAACAGACCGAAGTTaacatttttcgtaaaaaaaatttggcttcTTAA
- the LOC129241486 gene encoding MIT domain-containing protein 1-like, whose product MLLDRMNAKDILMRAVQCDQAGRILEAQNLYQDGIQILMDLVADEYDVAKKKVFYERIKEYIDRAEQIKERVQKHVMRGELVTNIPIDENSVGKSYQSLFGKYLNAEVKEVLLEEPYLHEKYHFQNLIAFLELLVKNCRHLKYVRVVTKTDNKATESQRNVLEQIKADMAKRNVILSFKFEDTLHDRKIVLSNGYIIKIGRGLHFFKATDPYYSLGFCDYDFRKCLQTDVDIWRTKHFAA is encoded by the exons ATGCTATTGGATAGAATGAATGCCAAGGATATATTAATGCGAGCAGTGCAGTGTGATCAGGCGGGCCGTATTTTGGAAGCACAAAACTTGTACCAAGATGGCATTCAAATACTCATGGATCTTGTTGCGG ACGAATATGACGTTGctaaaaaaaaggtgttttatgAACGAATTAAAGAATATATTGACCGCGCCGAGCAAATTAAGGAACGTGTACAAAAGCACGTTATGCGTGGAGAGCTTGTAACAAACATACCAATAGATGAGAATTCCGTAGGAAAAAGCTATCAGTCGCTTTTTGGAAAATACCTGAATGCAGAAGTAAAGGAAGTTCTGCTTGAAGAACCATACCTTCATGAGAAATATCAT TTTCAGAACCTTATAGCATTTCTGGAGTTGCTAGTAAAAAACTGTCGGCACCTCAAGTATGTACGAGTAGTGACTAAAACTGATAACAAAGCAACAGAGAGCCAAAGGAATGTGTTAGAACAGATTAAAGCGGATATGGCAAAGCGTAATGTGATTTTAAGCTTTAAATTCGAAGACACATTGCATGATCGCAAAATTGT CCTCAGTAATGGCTATATCATAAAAATCGGACGGGgactacattttttcaaagcgaCGGATCCTTACTATAGCCTTGGGTTTTGCGATTATGACTTTCGTAAATGCCTGCAAACCGATGTGGACATTTGGCGAACAAAACACTTCGCTGCTTAG